AAGGCGCGGTATTCGTTGACGAGCTGGACCAGTGCCCGACGGATCGCCCCGTGGTCTTTTCCGCCCATGGCGTGCCGAAATCGGTGCCGGAGGCGGCGGAAGCGCGTGAGATGATTTATGTGGATGCGACCTGCCCGCTGGTCAGCAAGGTTCACCGTGAGTCCGAACATCATCACCGCAAGGGCTGCCATATCGTGTTGATCGGTCATGCGGGGCACCCGGAAGTGGTTGGCACCATGGGTCAGCTGCCGGACGGGGCCATGTCGCTGGTGGAAACAGTGGCTGATGTCTATGCCCTGGACGTGCCGGATGACAAGCCATTGGCCTTTGCCACGCAGACAACGCTGTCGGTGGATGAGACCAGGGATATTCTGGCCGCGCTCAGGGAGCGTTTTCCCGATATCCGCGGACCCAAAAAAGAAGATATCTGTTATGCCACCACGAACCGCCAGGCGGCGGTGAAAGAGATCGCGCAGGACAGTGACATGGTTATGGTGATTGGTGCGCCGAACTCGTCCAATTCGCGGCGGC
The Aestuariispira ectoiniformans genome window above contains:
- the ispH gene encoding 4-hydroxy-3-methylbut-2-enyl diphosphate reductase, with amino-acid sequence MSGPKETGGECLTILLAGPRGFCAGVDRAILIVERALEKFGAPVYVRHEIVHNRFVVESLEAKGAVFVDELDQCPTDRPVVFSAHGVPKSVPEAAEAREMIYVDATCPLVSKVHRESEHHHRKGCHIVLIGHAGHPEVVGTMGQLPDGAMSLVETVADVYALDVPDDKPLAFATQTTLSVDETRDILAALRERFPDIRGPKKEDICYATTNRQAAVKEIAQDSDMVMVIGAPNSSNSRRLVDVAREYGCPKAQLIQRAKDIDWDDFDGVKTLGITAGASAPEVLVDEVISACRDHFDQVTVREVVTAEENVEFKLPRLLTA